From the Bacillus sp. FJAT-22090 genome, the window GAAATGTTACACTTAAACTAACGAAGCAGTTTAGTTGAAGAAGAAATGATTGGGGTGTTCAAATGATTAAAAGAAAGCTTGTTTCTGCGGTAGTGACTTATGCGTTGTTTATGATAATTTATTTTTTATTTTACCAATCATGGTTTATCATCATTTTAGGTGTTTACTTATTCCCTATTATTTTGTTTTATGGAGTACCAGTATCTGTCTTCTCTGATTTTCTAACTAAAAATATAAAAGGGAAGTATAGAGGGATCTTGGCATTATTCATTCATTTATTCCTTGCCACTTTAGTAGTTTTGATTCCAGCTTTGTTTTCAGAATTGGGAAGAGATATTATACTTCCTGACTTACAGTTATTTTTAATTATTCCTATATTGTCTTCCAGTTTCTTTTGGTGTATAGATGAGTTTCTTAGGATTAAAGAGGCAAGAGGTAGATTCGATTTGAAATTTACAAAAACTAGAGTGATTATTGTTCTTTGCATACTATTTATTGCTATATTATTGAATCCATTTAAAAAAGATTTGTGGGATGTAAATGAAGAGTTATTAAAAAAAGAAGTGTTATCAATTGAAGAATCCGTTGATACAATAAATTTATTAGATGTTACCCCCTTTGAATGGGATGTTATATATTCTTTTGATCCATATACATCTAAAGATACGGTATATGAAGAAGTTGGATATAAATGGGATAGTATAGCGGATACAGTAAGTGATTCAATGAATCAAATTGTTTTTTTAAATGATGGAAAAGTTGTCTGTTATATTTATGGGTATCCCGATAATAATGGATATGGTATATCCTTTATAAAAAGAAAAAATTTAGAGATTACTGGTTCTGTGCTTAATGTTAGAGACGAATTAAACTTTCAAGTAACGAGAAGAAATGGAGAAATATATTTGAGCAACTATGAACTATTCAAATAGGGAATATAATTGAAGTTCATTGAGCTGTTTAAAAGTTCTACTTTATATGTTCAACTGAAAAAGCGTTTACAAATGAATTTCAATGTAATGAATTTGGGAATTTTTATTAAAAGTCATTTTATTGAACTAACGCGGCAGGTTAGTTAGAGGAAATAGCCCTTAGTATTAGAGATTTGGCGGAATGTAAATGCTGTTTGTAAATCTACTAAAGCAGTTTGTAAAAATACACTTTCACATACATTAAAGAAGAGAAGAAACTTAATATTAAGCTCCTTCTCTTCCATTAATCGGTTATATGTTAACCATTATAAGTGATAGTAATTTCTAATTTTCGGGAAATGAATAACAACTTTTGTAAACTGATTTTCCACTGAACTGATTGTTAAATCATGACCGAGTTTAGTTGCTAATTGTTTAGCTAGATATAGGCCCATTCCTGTCGATTTGGCATTACTTCTGCCCGCGGTTCCTGTAAAACCCCGGTCAAATACCCGGTTAATGTCCTCCATTTTTATTCCCATTCCATTGTCTAAAATCAGCATTCTTTTTTCTTTGCTATCTTCTTCGAAAAATATTGCAATTTTACCGCCTCCATCCGTGTATTTTAATGAGTTTGTGAGCAATTGATCAATCACAAAACCAAGCCACTTGCTGTCACTTTGAATATATTGGTTTTTATTTTCTATATTGATTTGAATATCTTTGTTGATAAAAAGCTTAGCGTATTTTTTGACACTGTTTTTTATAATCTTGTTTACATTTACTTCTGTAATAAAGTAGTCTTTCGAAAATGAATCGATACGGGAATAGTAGAGTGCCTGTTCTACGTAATCATCAATTTTCCGCAACTCATCTTCAAATTTATCTACCAACCATTCTGTCGGCTGATCTTCACTCTTCTCAATGAGTAACCGACTTACAGCAATCGGCAACTTCACTTCATGAATCCATGACATCACAAATTCCTGCTGCTCCCGTTTCTCGTTCTGCAACTTCTCTAATTCATGCAAGTAATTAATATTATTTTTTTTTATCAGATCAAGATACAGTTTTTGCTCATAATTCTGTGCTTTAGGAAGACCAACCAGAACTCCTTCCAATTCACTTTCAGCTAACCTTTCCATTTCTTGATAGAACTTCCTTTGATTGATAAACCCAATTGCTAGGTAGAGAATCACAAAAAAGAGAGAACTTATATTGATATAGAAAATATTATTCACGATGCTTAAATCGGTAGTGCTAAGAAAGATAACGAGCGAGATGAAAGATATAAGGAGTACATAAAAAGCTAAAAAGAAACGCGTGTCTCTCAGGTAATTTGAAAATTTCATTTGATGGTGTAACCCTCCCCTTTTTTCGTAGCAATGAAATTTTCTTTCCCAAGCTCAATCAGTTTTTTGCGTAAACGAGCGATATTTACAGTCAAGGTGTTATTATCAATGAAGTTTTCGTCTTTCCAAAGCTTACGCATGATTTTCGATCTATGGACAATTGACTCCTTATTTTCCATTAGAAGTTTCAGAATAACGAATTCGGTCTTTGTCAGTTCTGCTTTTCTGTCCCTGTAAATCACTTCCCTGTCCTTCAAGTTCAATACCACTCCATCATATTCCAGCAAATTCGTCTCAAAATTCGTATAGGAATAGGATCTGCGCAATATAGCATTTATTTTGGCCAGCAGCACGTCGGTATCGAACGGCTTTTGGATAAAATCATCTCCCCCCATATTCATCGCCAAGACGGTATCCAGCGGTGTATTCCGGGATGAAAGGAAAATAATTGGGACTTGTGAAATTTCCCGTATTTGACGGCACCAGTGAAAGCCATCAAAGAACGGAAGATTGATATCCAAAAGCAGAAGATGTGGATCTTCATGTATAAAAGCTTCTATTATTCGATCGAACTCCTCGAGTTTTGCCACTTCAAAGGACCATTTTTTTAGTGTATCACTCAATAGATCCCGAATTGTCACATCGTCTTCAATAATCATGATCTTCATTAATTTGCCTCCATAAGAGTTTTCTTATCGTTACTTTACCACACCATATTTGTGGCCAAAGTGACAAAATTGTAAGAGTACCTGCCACCCTGTAAGGTTAAATGCAGAATTCATCGTTTAGAATGAGAATAGAAATTGAATGGAGGACCAAACGAAATGAAAACGATAGTAGAAGCAAAACAGCTGAAAAAAGTTTACGGCACCGCTGGAAATGTATTTACGGCATTAGACGGAATCGACCTGACGATTCGCGAAGGTGAATTTGTGGGAATTATGGGACCTTCGGGAGCAGGCAAATCAACCTTACTTAATGTGCTGGCCACAATTGACGAAGTGAGTACTGGGGAAGTGACAATTGACGGAGTAAATCTTATTAAAGTGAATGAAGAGGATTTATCGGCTTTTCGGCGGAATAAACTCGGTTTTATCTTTCAGGATTATAATTTGCTTGATACTTTGACGGTGAAAGAAAATATCCTACTTCCATTAGCACTAGCCAAAGTGAACGCAGCAGAATTAGAGCAAAGAGTCAATGAAGTTGCAGATAAATTTGGAATAAGTTCTCTTTTAGAAAAATACCCGTATCAAATATCAGGTGGTCAAAAGCAGCGTACAGCTGCTTCACGTTCGATTATAGCAAAACCAAGTCTTATATTGGCCGATGAGCCAACAGGGGCATTGGATTCCAAATCGGCAACTGATTTGTTAGAGATTTTAAAAGGTTTAAGTGAAGAAGATAAAGCAACCATCCTTCTAGTTACACATGATGCATTTGCAGCAAGCTACTGTCAGCGAGTGATCTTTATCAAAGACGGAAAACTCTTTACAGAGCTTGTGAAAGGAAATCATTCACGCAAAGAATTTTTCCAAAAGGTATTGGATGTACTGTCTGCAATTGGGGGTGGGGTTAATGACACTATTTAGTTTAGCCAAGAAAAATGTG encodes:
- a CDS encoding sensor histidine kinase gives rise to the protein MKFSNYLRDTRFFLAFYVLLISFISLVIFLSTTDLSIVNNIFYINISSLFFVILYLAIGFINQRKFYQEMERLAESELEGVLVGLPKAQNYEQKLYLDLIKKNNINYLHELEKLQNEKREQQEFVMSWIHEVKLPIAVSRLLIEKSEDQPTEWLVDKFEDELRKIDDYVEQALYYSRIDSFSKDYFITEVNVNKIIKNSVKKYAKLFINKDIQINIENKNQYIQSDSKWLGFVIDQLLTNSLKYTDGGGKIAIFFEEDSKEKRMLILDNGMGIKMEDINRVFDRGFTGTAGRSNAKSTGMGLYLAKQLATKLGHDLTISSVENQFTKVVIHFPKIRNYYHL
- a CDS encoding response regulator transcription factor — protein: MKIMIIEDDVTIRDLLSDTLKKWSFEVAKLEEFDRIIEAFIHEDPHLLLLDINLPFFDGFHWCRQIREISQVPIIFLSSRNTPLDTVLAMNMGGDDFIQKPFDTDVLLAKINAILRRSYSYTNFETNLLEYDGVVLNLKDREVIYRDRKAELTKTEFVILKLLMENKESIVHRSKIMRKLWKDENFIDNNTLTVNIARLRKKLIELGKENFIATKKGEGYTIK
- a CDS encoding ABC transporter ATP-binding protein, whose amino-acid sequence is MKTIVEAKQLKKVYGTAGNVFTALDGIDLTIREGEFVGIMGPSGAGKSTLLNVLATIDEVSTGEVTIDGVNLIKVNEEDLSAFRRNKLGFIFQDYNLLDTLTVKENILLPLALAKVNAAELEQRVNEVADKFGISSLLEKYPYQISGGQKQRTAASRSIIAKPSLILADEPTGALDSKSATDLLEILKGLSEEDKATILLVTHDAFAASYCQRVIFIKDGKLFTELVKGNHSRKEFFQKVLDVLSAIGGGVNDTI